A window of the Schlesneria paludicola DSM 18645 genome harbors these coding sequences:
- a CDS encoding sigma-70 family RNA polymerase sigma factor: MSASTTINLKRCLQSLSDHDPSARGELLAYAERRLKILADRMFFRYRGLNYREHADDLLQEAMIRLWKSLEAVGPTTVEEFMGLAALQIRRALNDMVRNHFRQNNGAAVFLLSASDSQGGPVGVVADSADMAPEDLMRWTEFHAAVDQLEEPDRTAFDLLYYHELPQSEVAELMKVSDRQIRRYWLSARRTLLRMLDGSWPKL; encoded by the coding sequence ATGTCAGCCTCCACCACCATCAATTTGAAGCGTTGTCTGCAGTCGCTGAGCGACCATGACCCTTCGGCGCGCGGTGAACTGCTGGCCTACGCAGAACGTCGGCTCAAAATTTTGGCCGACCGAATGTTCTTCCGCTATCGAGGTTTGAACTACCGCGAACATGCCGACGACCTGCTACAGGAAGCGATGATTCGCCTTTGGAAATCGCTTGAGGCCGTCGGTCCGACAACCGTCGAAGAGTTCATGGGATTGGCCGCCCTGCAGATTCGCCGGGCACTCAATGACATGGTTCGCAACCATTTCAGGCAGAACAACGGAGCGGCCGTATTTCTCTTGTCGGCATCGGATTCCCAAGGCGGTCCAGTTGGGGTCGTCGCGGACAGTGCGGATATGGCCCCCGAAGATCTGATGCGCTGGACTGAATTTCACGCCGCCGTCGATCAGCTCGAAGAACCCGACCGGACCGCGTTTGACCTGCTGTACTACCACGAATTGCCTCAATCCGAGGTCGCGGAACTGATGAAAGTATCGGATCGGCAAATCCGGCGATACTGGCTGTCAGCCCGCCGCACCCTTCTACGGATGCTGGATGGGTCGTGGCCCAAGCTGTAG
- a CDS encoding 3' terminal RNA ribose 2'-O-methyltransferase Hen1, protein MLLTISTTHAPATDLGFLLHKHPDRCQTFSASYGSTHVFYPEATDERTTVALLLEVDPVGLVRNRRYEAAHLAQYVNDRPYVASSFLSVAIAQVFRSALNGRCEAREELARTPIPLSARLDVLPVRGGEDFLRKLFEPLGYSLDAQRYPLDEQFPEWGDSPYYSVTISGTKRLSELLTHLYVLIPVFDNQKHYHFGDDEIEKLLDKASVWLADHPEKDQIARRYLGHKPNLYREALARLIDDEVLEEELTEEKPLSPEVQLEEKVSLNEQRLGSVLAALRASGAQSVIDLGCGEGKLLREVIADRQFQRILGMDVSVRALEIAQRRLKLDRLPESVAERVQLIHGSLIYRDKRLSGFDAAALVEVIEHLDPPRLSACERVIFEFAHPKTVIVTTPNQEYNTMWETLPAGQFRHADHRFEWTRQEFQDWSNRIAERHGYTVEFVGIGPNDPVVGSPTQMSIFQTRDAR, encoded by the coding sequence ATGCTGCTCACGATTTCAACCACACATGCGCCCGCAACCGATCTTGGATTTCTGTTGCACAAACACCCGGATCGTTGTCAGACGTTTTCTGCAAGCTACGGTTCGACACATGTCTTCTATCCCGAAGCGACGGACGAGCGAACAACGGTGGCTCTGTTGCTTGAAGTCGATCCCGTCGGCCTGGTGCGAAACCGCCGATACGAGGCAGCTCACCTTGCACAATATGTGAACGACCGCCCTTATGTGGCGTCTTCGTTTCTCAGTGTCGCGATCGCGCAGGTGTTTCGCTCGGCGTTGAACGGGCGCTGCGAAGCACGCGAAGAACTTGCCCGGACCCCCATTCCATTGTCGGCGCGCCTGGACGTCTTGCCCGTCCGCGGCGGCGAGGATTTTCTGCGAAAACTGTTTGAGCCTTTGGGGTACTCCCTTGATGCACAGCGCTATCCACTTGACGAACAGTTTCCGGAATGGGGGGACAGCCCTTATTACTCCGTCACAATCTCGGGAACAAAACGGCTGTCAGAACTGTTGACACACCTGTACGTCTTGATCCCGGTCTTCGATAACCAGAAGCACTACCACTTCGGGGACGATGAAATCGAGAAACTGCTCGACAAAGCATCGGTCTGGCTCGCGGATCATCCTGAAAAAGATCAGATTGCGCGCCGGTATCTCGGCCACAAACCGAACCTTTATCGGGAAGCGCTCGCCCGATTGATTGACGACGAGGTTCTCGAAGAGGAGCTCACGGAAGAAAAACCATTGAGCCCCGAGGTTCAGCTTGAAGAGAAAGTCAGCCTGAATGAGCAACGACTCGGATCGGTCCTTGCCGCACTTCGCGCAAGCGGCGCACAGAGCGTCATCGATTTGGGTTGCGGCGAAGGGAAACTGCTGCGTGAGGTGATCGCCGATCGTCAGTTCCAGCGAATTCTCGGCATGGATGTTTCCGTGCGGGCATTGGAAATTGCCCAGCGACGCCTGAAGCTGGACCGACTTCCAGAGAGCGTGGCCGAACGTGTTCAACTCATTCACGGTTCACTGATTTATCGCGACAAACGACTATCAGGCTTTGATGCCGCGGCCCTTGTGGAGGTGATCGAACATCTCGATCCACCACGATTGTCGGCCTGCGAACGCGTCATCTTCGAATTCGCCCACCCGAAAACGGTCATCGTGACGACGCCCAATCAGGAATACAACACGATGTGGGAGACGTTACCTGCGGGCCAATTTCGTCACGCGGATCACCGATTCGAATGGACACGGCAAGAGTTTCAGGATTGGTCAAACCGCATCGCGGAACGGCATGGGTATACGGTGGAATTTGTCGGAATCGGGCCGAACGACCCCGTCGTTGGCTCGCCCACTCAAATGAGCATCTTTCAAACCCGAGATGCCCGCTAA
- a CDS encoding polynucleotide kinase-phosphatase — MHIALPKLSLVVLIGPSGTGKSTFARRHFLPSEILSSDYCRGLVSDDENCQAATNDAFEILHFVATKRLSRGRLTVIDATNVQRESRAPLVTLARKFHCLPVAIVLNLPESVCHERNQSRSDRAFGPHVVRQQHLQLRRSIRALGKEGFRHIFVLDSLQKIDQATIERVPLWNDRCHDHGPFDFIGDVHGCADELEELLAKLGYKCAPSNSGLGLGDGTGFVHPAGRKAVFVGDLVDRGPRILDTLRIVYNMVQSGSALCVPGNHDEKLVRKLSGRDVKRTHGLANTLAEIEALPDDLRESFCHTLKTFLDKLVSHYVLDDGRIVVAHAGMKAEMQGRGSGAVRSFALYGETTGETDEFGLPVRLNWASEYRGDAMVVYGHTPVFEAEWLNRTINIDTGCVFGGKLTALRYPERELVSVRARQTYCEPSRPLSPRELSAHPLSTQQQQDDMLDLEDVSGKRIVTTQLMQNLTIRAENASAALEVMSRFAANPKWLIYLPPTMSPTETSTMPGLLEHPAEALSYFRNQGIPQVICQEKHMGSRAVVIVCQDEAAARARFGIAEAESGIIYTRTGRRFFTDLNLESQLLERLRGALGAAHFWERFHTTWVCFDCELMPWSAKAQELLRSQYAAVGASGQGAFPPVTQAFEQAAARLQADSRQTLMEVADAMATHRHNLDRFVEAYRNYCWPVQSLEDLKLAPFHLLATEGKVHTEQNHLWHMETLHELCDQAPSLLRKTRYATFDVTDPDSERLATAWWEELTGTGGEGMVVKPVDFVMRGTKGLVQPAVKCRGREYLRIIYGPNYTADANLARLRKRSVGTKRSLALREFALGHEALHRFVRYEPLRRVHEAVFGVLALESEPVDPRL; from the coding sequence ATGCACATCGCCCTCCCGAAATTGTCTCTCGTTGTATTGATCGGACCGAGTGGTACCGGAAAAAGCACCTTCGCGCGCCGCCATTTCCTGCCCAGTGAAATACTGTCGTCCGACTACTGTCGCGGTCTTGTCAGCGACGATGAAAATTGCCAGGCGGCAACGAACGACGCTTTTGAAATTCTCCATTTCGTTGCCACAAAACGGCTTTCTCGAGGACGGCTGACCGTCATTGATGCCACCAACGTGCAGCGAGAATCGCGAGCGCCACTGGTGACCCTCGCGCGGAAATTCCATTGCCTTCCCGTCGCGATCGTACTGAATCTACCGGAATCGGTTTGCCATGAGCGAAACCAGTCCCGTTCGGATCGTGCATTTGGTCCACATGTCGTACGACAACAGCATCTGCAGCTTCGGCGATCGATTCGGGCCCTGGGCAAAGAAGGGTTCCGACATATTTTCGTCCTGGACTCGTTGCAAAAGATCGATCAGGCCACGATCGAACGAGTCCCGTTGTGGAACGACCGATGCCACGACCATGGCCCGTTCGACTTCATCGGCGACGTTCATGGCTGCGCGGACGAACTGGAGGAACTTCTGGCGAAGTTGGGCTACAAATGCGCGCCATCCAATTCGGGACTTGGACTTGGCGATGGGACTGGCTTCGTTCATCCTGCCGGACGCAAGGCGGTGTTTGTCGGCGATCTTGTCGATCGAGGCCCGCGTATTTTGGATACGCTGCGCATCGTCTACAACATGGTCCAGTCAGGAAGCGCACTCTGCGTCCCTGGAAATCATGACGAGAAGCTAGTCCGGAAGCTCAGCGGTCGTGACGTCAAACGGACGCATGGACTCGCCAACACGCTCGCGGAAATCGAAGCCTTGCCCGACGATCTCCGCGAGTCGTTCTGTCACACACTGAAAACATTTCTCGACAAACTTGTCAGTCACTATGTGCTCGATGATGGCCGGATCGTCGTGGCGCACGCGGGCATGAAAGCGGAAATGCAGGGACGCGGATCGGGGGCGGTTCGCAGTTTTGCCCTGTATGGTGAAACAACCGGTGAGACTGATGAATTCGGGTTGCCAGTCCGCTTGAACTGGGCAAGCGAGTATCGCGGCGACGCAATGGTCGTCTATGGTCACACCCCCGTGTTCGAGGCGGAATGGCTGAACCGCACAATCAATATCGATACCGGCTGCGTGTTCGGCGGGAAGTTGACGGCCCTGCGATACCCCGAACGGGAGTTGGTTTCCGTACGCGCACGCCAGACTTACTGCGAACCATCCCGACCGTTGAGTCCGAGGGAATTGTCCGCACATCCATTGTCGACGCAGCAGCAGCAAGACGACATGCTCGATCTCGAAGACGTCAGCGGAAAGCGAATTGTCACAACCCAATTAATGCAGAATCTGACAATCCGCGCCGAGAACGCCTCGGCCGCACTCGAAGTGATGAGCCGGTTTGCCGCCAATCCGAAGTGGTTGATTTATCTACCACCAACGATGTCGCCGACCGAAACGTCAACGATGCCTGGTTTGCTCGAACATCCCGCCGAGGCGCTCTCTTACTTCCGCAATCAAGGGATTCCACAGGTCATCTGTCAGGAAAAGCATATGGGATCGCGGGCGGTGGTCATCGTCTGTCAGGATGAGGCCGCAGCGCGTGCCCGCTTCGGAATTGCAGAAGCAGAATCGGGGATCATTTACACGCGGACGGGCCGACGATTCTTCACCGATTTGAATCTTGAATCCCAGCTCCTCGAACGACTGCGGGGGGCACTCGGCGCAGCGCATTTCTGGGAGCGATTTCACACGACCTGGGTATGTTTTGATTGTGAGCTAATGCCATGGTCCGCCAAGGCGCAGGAGCTCCTTCGTTCGCAGTACGCCGCTGTCGGCGCGTCGGGCCAGGGAGCCTTTCCGCCTGTCACACAGGCATTCGAGCAAGCCGCGGCACGATTGCAGGCGGATTCCCGTCAAACGTTGATGGAAGTCGCGGACGCAATGGCGACTCACAGGCACAATCTCGATAGGTTCGTCGAGGCGTACCGCAATTATTGCTGGCCAGTCCAATCGCTTGAGGATCTCAAACTCGCCCCCTTTCACCTGCTTGCCACGGAAGGAAAAGTGCATACCGAGCAGAATCACCTTTGGCACATGGAGACCTTGCACGAACTGTGCGATCAGGCTCCCTCCCTTCTTCGCAAAACGCGTTATGCGACGTTCGACGTCACCGATCCGGACAGCGAACGTTTAGCGACGGCGTGGTGGGAAGAATTGACGGGCACTGGCGGTGAAGGAATGGTGGTGAAACCCGTCGATTTCGTCATGCGAGGGACCAAGGGGTTGGTCCAACCCGCAGTGAAATGTCGCGGCCGCGAGTACTTGCGAATCATCTATGGCCCCAACTACACCGCGGACGCCAATCTCGCACGCTTGCGGAAACGATCGGTCGGAACAAAACGGTCATTGGCACTCCGAGAATTCGCTCTCGGCCATGAAGCGCTGCACCGATTCGTACGCTACGAACCACTTCGCCGCGTACATGAAGCAGTATTCGGAGTACTGGCGTTAGAAAGCGAACCCGTCGATCCTCGACTCTGA
- a CDS encoding GNAT family N-acetyltransferase, which translates to MMSFAIRLLRSSDYEQWCQMRAQLWNDVPSAELELETPDWIAGKNCAVFVAENAAGVLCGFLEVAIRPSDVNGTTGRFGYVEGWYVASTARRQGIGRSLVDAAESWSKSQGCDEIHSDAHIENHVSEAAHRAMGFSEVERLVHFSKRLL; encoded by the coding sequence ATGATGTCATTCGCAATTCGTCTTCTGCGTTCGTCGGACTACGAACAATGGTGCCAGATGCGCGCGCAGTTGTGGAATGATGTTCCGTCGGCGGAATTGGAATTGGAAACACCCGACTGGATCGCAGGCAAGAACTGCGCGGTATTCGTGGCCGAGAACGCGGCCGGGGTGTTGTGTGGATTTCTTGAAGTCGCAATTCGGCCATCGGACGTCAACGGGACGACGGGACGATTCGGCTATGTCGAAGGCTGGTACGTGGCGTCCACAGCCAGGCGCCAGGGGATCGGCCGGAGCCTGGTCGACGCAGCAGAATCTTGGTCTAAATCACAGGGATGCGACGAGATTCATTCAGATGCGCACATCGAAAATCACGTCAGTGAAGCCGCACACCGAGCGATGGGATTCTCTGAGGTGGAGCGACTCGTCCACTTCAGCAAACGGTTACTCTAG
- a CDS encoding ATP-binding protein, translating into MWLARLDLLAFGRFTDVKLALGPGFHLIYGPNEAGKSTTLRAIRQLLFGFDERTDDNFLHQNPQLRIGGIVQNRQGETLEIIRRKARKDSLRAGDDSTVIDDQRWQRMLCGLDEATFSNRYGIDYERLVEGGREIATGTGDLGEILFATGSGVMDLAAVQKRLTEEAAELFKPQGKKQKINQGIVEWQTQRDLVAAKLLPVSDWEEAEFSRQKTRAALDAITTEMETNTAEVDRRRRWQQAIPLLVERSTAQSQLAALTAVPVLPVEFGARRQEAFVLLKHADEQLRSEQKTIDDTQLRLEALATPSVLVARADDLTQLLTGWGSYCKAQLDRPKLVDQRQRLIRSIGELQTTLSQSSEIAIDNVVIPDRIHRVRIGQLGRQEAGLLQALEHAGKRCSQLTSDADRARSEIAALPLLRPLDALRSAVRTMRIEGDLEQQLSRFKNEIAERQADCEQQLKGLAPWTGSPERLVTLNVPEPDQIAACEAELRSLESGQALLLRRRTELTEAGAKLRLEIEVLKQEFQVPTEADLLAARRSRDDVGETLRSSLKTNQKAAEPILDQLLKRIGESDQISDRLRNEADRVAQFADYASDLIELDDRQRNLALELTAIDERRIELDKNWSSMWPELGFAPRTPREMQTWLSRREVWLRTYELQSRRIKDLDALKERLDEHQALLVRLLDDELELQASGTSNPDGIGDSDRLRGKSFGELLLMAEDRLRQADQIEQSRREAEEILARHSVESASALEQQRLCAEQLEKWHGEWRAALSELTLPPDSSPDAIAVILDSISELADLRRQADQLEQRIQGIDADALTFSASVIELCRELAPDLMEQGTEDAVNSLRIRAVAAQKDQATINQLTARLSQAERQLRTARESRDRAIQVVAELCQTAGLSPLGEVVASEPLHGILDELATIEASSRRLQGCEREVARIEARLVELADGTPVDEFVSLVKGVSSQELAADLQRLEREGEQLAEQRNQLHQQLGGFVLRLQQMDGSTEAAEAEEKQRQWLARIQSDADQYVRLKLSSVVLRSAIEKYREKIRGPVLAVASDLFRELTLESFDGLRVVEDDGGHSILVGLRSGQREMVAVGGMSEGTCDQLYLALRLASLSLEDAPRNQLPFIADDILIQFDDARSAATLRILSRLAKDRQVIFFTHHEHLLEIAQKISPTEFAIHRLVS; encoded by the coding sequence ATGTGGTTGGCCAGACTGGATCTATTGGCGTTCGGGCGATTCACGGATGTCAAGTTGGCGCTTGGACCGGGATTTCATTTGATTTATGGTCCGAATGAGGCGGGCAAAAGCACCACTCTGCGGGCGATCCGCCAGTTGCTGTTCGGATTCGATGAACGGACGGACGACAATTTTCTCCACCAGAATCCGCAATTGCGAATTGGCGGGATCGTTCAGAATCGACAGGGCGAGACTCTCGAGATTATTCGGCGGAAGGCGCGAAAAGACTCATTGCGCGCCGGTGACGATTCGACCGTCATCGATGACCAACGCTGGCAACGCATGCTCTGCGGGCTCGACGAAGCGACGTTCTCGAATCGATATGGGATCGACTACGAACGCCTAGTCGAAGGGGGACGCGAGATCGCGACGGGGACCGGCGATCTTGGTGAAATTCTGTTCGCCACAGGATCGGGTGTGATGGATCTGGCGGCGGTCCAAAAACGCCTGACGGAGGAAGCGGCAGAACTATTCAAGCCACAAGGCAAGAAGCAAAAGATCAATCAGGGGATCGTTGAATGGCAAACACAACGCGATCTGGTTGCCGCCAAACTTCTACCCGTGTCGGATTGGGAAGAAGCTGAATTTTCACGGCAGAAAACGCGTGCGGCGCTGGATGCCATCACGACTGAGATGGAGACGAATACCGCCGAAGTGGATCGGCGACGGCGCTGGCAACAAGCGATTCCGCTATTGGTCGAACGATCGACGGCGCAGAGTCAATTGGCTGCGTTGACGGCGGTGCCCGTATTGCCGGTGGAGTTTGGCGCGCGCCGACAAGAGGCCTTCGTGTTGTTGAAGCACGCCGATGAGCAGTTGCGATCCGAACAGAAGACGATCGACGACACACAACTGCGGCTCGAAGCACTGGCTACGCCCAGCGTGCTCGTCGCGCGGGCCGACGATCTCACTCAGTTGCTAACGGGCTGGGGCTCATACTGCAAGGCACAATTGGATCGGCCAAAGCTTGTTGATCAGCGACAGCGATTGATCCGGTCGATTGGCGAATTGCAGACGACGCTCAGTCAATCGTCTGAAATTGCGATCGACAACGTTGTCATTCCCGATCGAATTCATCGAGTGCGGATTGGGCAATTGGGCCGACAAGAGGCGGGACTGCTTCAAGCCCTCGAACATGCCGGGAAACGGTGTTCACAGCTGACATCGGACGCGGATCGAGCTCGTTCCGAAATCGCGGCACTGCCTCTGCTGCGGCCATTGGACGCACTACGCTCTGCCGTCCGCACGATGCGAATCGAAGGCGACCTCGAGCAGCAGCTTTCGAGGTTCAAGAATGAAATCGCCGAGCGACAAGCCGATTGCGAACAGCAGTTGAAGGGATTGGCCCCATGGACGGGATCGCCTGAGCGGCTTGTCACATTGAACGTGCCGGAGCCAGATCAGATCGCCGCGTGCGAAGCCGAATTGCGATCTCTGGAATCCGGGCAAGCATTGCTTCTGCGACGACGCACCGAACTGACCGAGGCGGGGGCGAAGTTAAGGCTGGAAATCGAGGTTTTGAAGCAAGAGTTTCAGGTTCCGACGGAAGCTGATTTGCTGGCCGCTCGGCGAAGTCGTGACGACGTTGGCGAAACGTTGCGATCATCACTGAAGACCAATCAGAAGGCGGCTGAGCCGATTCTCGATCAGCTTCTCAAGCGGATCGGCGAGTCGGATCAGATTTCGGATCGATTGCGAAATGAAGCGGATCGCGTGGCTCAATTTGCGGACTATGCATCGGACCTGATCGAACTCGATGATCGCCAACGCAATCTCGCACTGGAATTGACGGCGATCGATGAACGACGGATTGAGCTCGACAAGAATTGGAGCTCGATGTGGCCCGAGTTGGGCTTCGCGCCACGAACGCCGCGCGAGATGCAGACGTGGCTTTCTCGGCGCGAAGTTTGGTTGCGAACATACGAACTGCAGTCACGCCGAATCAAAGATCTTGATGCGCTCAAAGAGCGGCTTGACGAACATCAGGCGTTGCTTGTTCGATTGCTGGACGATGAGTTGGAACTGCAGGCTAGTGGCACCTCGAATCCGGATGGGATCGGCGACAGCGACCGGTTGCGGGGGAAGTCGTTTGGCGAACTGTTGCTGATGGCCGAAGATCGGCTGCGGCAGGCGGACCAGATTGAGCAGTCTCGACGTGAGGCCGAGGAGATTCTGGCTCGACACTCGGTCGAGAGCGCGAGTGCCCTCGAGCAGCAACGCCTTTGCGCCGAGCAGCTCGAGAAATGGCATGGGGAATGGCGAGCGGCATTGTCGGAGCTAACGCTTCCGCCCGATTCGTCGCCAGACGCGATCGCCGTGATACTTGATTCGATCAGTGAGTTGGCGGATCTTCGCCGGCAAGCGGATCAGCTTGAGCAACGAATTCAGGGGATCGACGCCGATGCCTTGACGTTCTCGGCCAGTGTGATCGAACTGTGCCGCGAACTCGCTCCTGATCTGATGGAGCAGGGAACCGAGGACGCGGTGAACTCGCTTCGCATTCGCGCTGTCGCGGCCCAAAAGGATCAGGCGACGATCAATCAATTGACGGCCCGTCTTTCGCAGGCCGAGCGTCAATTGCGAACGGCGCGAGAATCCCGTGATCGTGCGATTCAGGTCGTTGCGGAACTGTGCCAGACGGCCGGGCTGTCGCCGCTTGGCGAGGTTGTCGCGTCGGAACCACTGCACGGAATTCTGGATGAGCTGGCAACCATTGAAGCGAGCTCGCGTCGCCTGCAAGGGTGTGAACGCGAGGTTGCCAGAATTGAAGCGAGACTCGTCGAGTTGGCAGATGGAACCCCCGTCGACGAGTTCGTGTCCCTGGTGAAGGGTGTATCCAGTCAAGAACTGGCAGCCGATCTTCAGCGGCTGGAACGAGAAGGCGAGCAGCTCGCGGAGCAACGGAATCAGCTTCATCAACAGCTCGGTGGGTTTGTATTGCGACTGCAGCAAATGGACGGCAGTACCGAGGCGGCCGAGGCGGAAGAGAAGCAACGTCAGTGGCTTGCTCGAATTCAGTCGGACGCCGATCAGTATGTGCGCCTGAAACTCTCGAGCGTTGTCCTGCGATCGGCGATCGAGAAGTACCGCGAGAAGATTCGCGGACCTGTGCTGGCGGTGGCCAGCGATCTCTTTCGCGAACTGACGCTTGAGTCGTTTGATGGACTTCGCGTCGTGGAAGACGACGGCGGGCATTCCATTCTGGTCGGTTTGCGCTCGGGGCAGCGCGAGATGGTTGCTGTCGGCGGAATGAGTGAAGGAACGTGCGATCAACTGTATCTGGCGCTGCGTTTGGCGAGTTTGTCGCTCGAAGACGCGCCACGAAATCAACTGCCGTTTATCGCGGACGATATTCTGATTCAGTTTGACGATGCCCGATCGGCGGCGACGCTGCGAATTCTGTCGAGACTGGCAAAGGATCGGCAGGTGATCTTCTTTACGCATCACGAGCATCTGCTCGAAATCGCACAAAAGATTTCTCCGACGGAGTTCGCCATCCATCGACTGGTGAGTTAG
- the lepB gene encoding signal peptidase I: MTQLSTPTPTVNAVGTSGSDFDVDERGTFRALVEAFVSLFIAVLLFRTFAAEGYMISTGSMAPCLLGFHKRIVCPTCQITFPFGTAYDTDEDPDAESVVANRTRAVCPNCGQHGIDVSEVPRNHGDQLLVNKQAYLYRPPRRWDVIVFRNPAHPTEAYVKRAVGLPGERIQIQGGDVIIDGQIARKNYAQQVATRILVHDHDYRPTDDDEFEPHWKCVDETEDDLERSKTTVWTAGSKSFQLRGGNVRRPDKTPLAWVEYHHWIRSGGLHDTSVPLSQWPEDLNSSLVPDAGLKFDPKNSEFHVTGALSKEVARKLMELTTDQVFYRAVQDLYEASHIVPISDEYGYNPPDEVGTPNPVLDLMLSARVAWQGGAGEFVVEMTNGASVYSVVFDIVRREVSLFVDVLPDGVTIGTRADTRHSESEAVVSAPWPSSFTEAGGLIEVSLIDRQVLIAINGKPVMEPAAIDLPRNVQPPRIPVRFGARGVDIKMSQLKLYRDVYYTESRSRHAVNRPYELGPDEFFVLGDNSPVSHDSRRWDKPTVPRKHLIGKPFLVHLPSKPGNLRIGNQEIHLRIPDWERIRFLR; this comes from the coding sequence ATGACTCAATTGTCTACTCCGACGCCGACTGTCAATGCGGTGGGTACGTCGGGATCCGACTTCGATGTTGACGAGCGAGGTACGTTTCGCGCCCTGGTTGAAGCGTTCGTTTCGCTGTTTATTGCCGTGCTTCTGTTTCGCACATTTGCGGCAGAAGGCTATATGATCTCGACGGGGTCAATGGCCCCCTGTCTGCTGGGATTTCATAAGCGGATCGTTTGTCCCACGTGTCAGATCACGTTCCCCTTTGGGACGGCCTATGACACGGACGAGGATCCCGATGCCGAGTCTGTGGTGGCCAATCGCACCCGCGCGGTCTGTCCCAATTGCGGACAACACGGAATCGACGTTTCGGAAGTTCCGCGAAATCACGGAGATCAACTGCTGGTCAACAAGCAGGCCTACCTCTATCGCCCACCACGTCGCTGGGATGTCATTGTCTTCCGGAACCCGGCTCATCCGACGGAAGCCTATGTGAAACGGGCCGTCGGCTTGCCTGGCGAGCGAATTCAGATCCAGGGCGGGGATGTGATCATTGATGGTCAGATTGCCCGGAAAAACTATGCACAACAAGTGGCGACCCGGATTCTGGTCCATGATCATGACTACCGACCGACAGATGATGACGAGTTTGAACCGCACTGGAAGTGCGTGGATGAAACCGAAGACGATCTTGAGAGATCAAAGACGACCGTCTGGACGGCGGGTTCGAAGTCGTTCCAGTTGCGTGGTGGAAATGTCCGTCGTCCCGACAAGACCCCGCTCGCCTGGGTCGAATACCATCACTGGATCCGATCAGGAGGCCTGCACGATACCTCCGTCCCACTCAGTCAGTGGCCGGAAGATCTTAACAGTTCCCTAGTTCCCGATGCGGGACTGAAGTTCGACCCAAAGAACAGCGAGTTCCATGTGACGGGGGCACTTTCGAAAGAGGTCGCCCGAAAGCTGATGGAACTGACCACCGATCAAGTGTTCTATCGCGCGGTCCAGGATCTTTACGAAGCATCGCACATCGTGCCGATCTCCGACGAATATGGATACAACCCGCCGGACGAAGTGGGAACCCCCAATCCGGTCCTCGATTTGATGCTATCTGCGCGTGTTGCCTGGCAAGGCGGAGCGGGTGAGTTCGTGGTCGAGATGACCAATGGCGCATCCGTGTATTCAGTGGTGTTCGATATTGTGCGCCGCGAAGTCAGTCTGTTTGTCGATGTGTTGCCCGACGGAGTGACGATTGGGACACGGGCCGATACGCGTCACAGTGAATCCGAGGCGGTCGTATCGGCTCCATGGCCGTCGTCATTCACGGAAGCGGGGGGCCTGATCGAAGTGTCACTGATCGACAGGCAAGTGCTGATCGCCATCAACGGAAAACCGGTGATGGAACCGGCCGCAATCGACTTGCCGAGAAACGTCCAGCCTCCGCGAATCCCCGTTCGGTTTGGTGCACGCGGCGTCGACATCAAGATGAGCCAGCTCAAACTTTATCGTGACGTGTACTACACCGAATCTCGCAGTCGACACGCGGTGAATCGCCCGTACGAACTGGGACCCGATGAATTCTTCGTGCTGGGGGACAACAGCCCCGTCTCTCATGACAGTCGCCGCTGGGACAAACCAACGGTGCCGCGAAAGCATCTGATCGGGAAGCCGTTCCTGGTGCACTTGCCATCCAAACCGGGTAACCTGCGGATCGGGAATCAAGAGATTCATCTTCGTATTCCTGACTGGGAACGAATTCGCTTCCTGCGATAA